In the Microtus ochrogaster isolate Prairie Vole_2 chromosome 21, MicOch1.0, whole genome shotgun sequence genome, agacagattgggtcaaatttaagaattttctgaatttgaaaggaaagtacttatttttttttcttgctaagtGTGTTTAAGATACAGCTTAGTATCGCGTGGTTGCAAGgacttggagaaagaaagacacaaggGGTTTATGTATCTTGCTGAAGGACTAATTTGTACAAAACACAACCTAGAGAGAGAGACCTTTGCAGAGACAACACAAAAGGACAAGCCTAGCGAGAGTGCTAACTTAACCAGATCTTAGGGTCGACTGTCACGCTAATGTCACCCCTTGGACTGTCTAGTTCAAGTGAGTGTGTtggaggagggcagaggtcacTTTCCTCGTGGATCTTTTTAACAGGAAGAACTTGATGAAGAAGAAGTCTATTAACTGAACGTATTAAGATCTTGCCAGGACCATGTTAGAAGCCTGACTTGGAATAGAAATAAAACCTAATATCTATTTGTAGGTTTGTTTCATGAACCAAACTCATGCTTTCGAAGTCCTCACCAGCAATACTGTGGATGGGATGTAGAATATCTGCGTTGGGATCTTTTGTTCGTAGAGTCTCTTGTTAAATTCTGTCACGTAGTGCTGCGCCGTCATCTGCCGCTCCACATCTGTGAAGTGATGCCGCAGCCCCTTCCACTCCTTGTATTCCTTCCCAACGTATCTGAGGACAGAACACAGACGGTGACGTGTGGAATGATCATTACTCCAGAGCAAGGGAGACGGGATAAGACACACACGgtttaaaagatattttctgtTCCTCATCAAATCACTATCATCGTCTTAACTTCAGATTGAAATAATTTTGTAAGAGCCACTTCTGTAAGAGAGCAGAGCTCGTGCGAGCTGGCCTGAAATGGTGTGGAATATGAAGGGGCTCAGTTTACTCAAGGGAGCAGAGACATTCTTCACACCTCTGTGGAAACCAGGGGTCAACATGGTGAAGTCTGGAGCCCGAGACTCTATCGTCTGCAGTGCGGTCTTAAAGAGGTCAGTTAGTTGGGATGAAGCCCTCCTCTATCCCTTCCTTGAGTGATTTCATTCTCGTGGGCACTAACTTTATCAACACCTATTACGGGCACACCAATGTGTTAGTTCTGAGAGTACTGAGAAATGTATGAGATTGAAGACATAAAACTTTCAAGGGCTCAGAGTAGAATCAGACAGTGACTATACACGGTAATAAGGAATTAAATAAGGCAAGAATGACAGTACTATATGTCACTGTGGTGATTATATTGCTGTTAGTATGAATTTATTAGTAATGTCCCATGTGCTTGGAGGGACCTATAAAAACCAGAGGAAGTTGTCAGCATTGTAGACCATAATGAGAGCAACCCCCCCTTTAGAAATCTCTGGCTCCATAGTTCTGAACATGCAGATTCCTGAGTGTGAGAAGAGATCTGACAGCGAAAAGTGCACACACAGGTGGAGCCTCCGCAGCATCAGAGAGCATCCCAATGATGCTCTGTTGGGATGTTCTGAGAGGGACACCCCAGTGCTGAATGCAGGTCTGCAGAGGCTTTGAACCAATCCagagtgttttctttattgacagaggccagaagtatGTACAAAAGGGCTACCCCCTGTGGGGTACCAGTACTGAAgcatttctggaactttcttccGGAAGTGTGGCTCATCACTCTAAGACAAGAGAGACACTTTTCTTCTCATTGTACATTAGTTTTCCTAGCATGGATTTGTTAGTATCAAAACTGGCTGCTTTGAAAATGTCTTCATAGTTCTCTGCATTAGATATTTTCAAGTATGTGACTTCCATTGTTTGGGGTTTCTACTGTTGCTCCTGGGAAGTCAGCTGTCTATCTAACTGATGTTTCTTTGTATGTAAATagccttgctttgctttttggattgACTGTAAGAGTTACgattggtttctttgttttgggaaCTCTGAAGCATCCAGCCACTCACATGGCACAGCTCTGTGATATATGGAAACTGTTATCAATTGACAAATGATGAAGAAGGAAGTCAATATCTGAAAGCTTACATTTTGGCCATATCTCAACCCTTTCAAAATCGCATGAATGACTACTCAAGCAAAAGGAAATTAGCCCAATTATGCTGACGACACACGTTTTCCAGTAAATACCTCCCCAGAGGTTCCTCTTGGTGAAGATAGTGGACCCAAAATGCATTTCTCtgcttgcctttcttcttcactttcaGGTAGTCCCCTAAATACACCACAGTTTCCTGGGCTGTCCACAATTCAGACTTTTTGGAATATTTTAGCAGAAGGgcgtctggaaaaaaaaataaggttagaCTTCTTTAAGCCATTTTGAACAGGTCTTGGCACCCAGTGAGTACACTTTGCATGTTCACTGTAGGTTCCTGGCAGGAAATTCCATCGCTAGAGAAGCAATTTTCCTGGTGAGTCACATTATGCGTCTTTCATGATGAGTGGTACACCCAGCAAACTCTTCCAAGGGCTCCCAACAGAAACCTTCTGAAGCCCGAAGCTATAGACAAAAACTGTTGTACTTACTGTGTGCACGTTGGAGTTGATTGGGCTTTAAAACTCCTGTATTCTCCAGTCTCTGAAGCAGCCAGTCGTTTTTGACTCCCGCCAGGAGTTTTTCAAGGTCATCAGGCTGCAGGGTGCGAGCTTCAAGGATCTCTTGCCTGGTCTGTCCTGGCAATGAGGCTAATGAACTTCTGCTGGAGTTGAAAAGAGACCATGAACTTTCCCCCTCCAAAGAACTGCTGGAAAAGGCAGGTGATTTCTGCCACCACTGTAAGGATGAGCTGGagttctggctgctcttcagCAGGCTCCCAAggtccttttcctcctctgtggtGCTGAAGTCCTCgctgaggacagggaaggaactgtAGCCACTGACAGAGGAATTGGGCCTCTTATCTCTCTGACCTGGCCTCAAAGCGCTAGGTCTGTGAGCGCTATCTTGGCCAGCGGGGTAAACCTCTGTGCTGTCAAGTAGTTGCCCTTCCTCATTCTCTGTGGGGGCATCAGGGTCCAGGCCCTGGTCTTTAATTGAGCTGCCCGTCtttgctgagccatcactctgaACAGAGAGACGAGGAGAGAAAGTGCTACTCGTCAACCTTGAACAGCTGCCTTCTAAACATTCCAGAACTACCTGAGAGGGTGGCGGttcattctctttgctttcttctgtttccccttccagGTCAACTGAAGAGGTGCCATCTGTAAAGGCAGGCCCTGTGAATCTTTCAGTGATCTTTCCCCCATTTTTTCCTCCACACCCGTCTTTGGTGTCAAACTTGGTTTCTGGAAAGGAACCAACTATTTCAcaggtttcttcttctttaacTGAAGGAtatgtggccatgtctgtgaacTTGTCAGAACTAGACAAggaccaggaaacagagccaCATGAAGGGCTGGACTGAAGAGAAGTATTCCTAGGTCCTCCATTTCTGGCATCCTGATTTCTTTCAGGGCCTTCTAAGAACCCTGTACCCGAGGCCAAGCAAGTGTCTGCTGTGTTGAGAGGAACGATGGGTGTTAAGGATGTGTGTTGTGTAGACTGCAGACCGTGGTCTTTAGTTTCCTGATGAGAGACGCCATACAGCTTTGAAAACAAGTCTGTAGCTCTGCCCCTTCTGTCGGTCTTGGGCTCCTCAGACAGGGCCGTGGAGCACTGAATGTCCACAAGATGTTCTGCTTTGCTGGAGTCTCTCCCTGCCATATCCTCAACACCACAGTTTACCTCCTCCCAGCTTGCAGAAGAGCTGAGGCCTGACAGTTTGCTCCAAGAACTGGAGCTACGGCTGTCACTCAGAGTCGTGTGGGGAACATTTACCCTGCCATTGCTCTGGCTTGGTAGCTCAGTTTCAGTCCCCATATCTTGATCTAGGGAGACTCGAAATGCCTCAGAACGGGTCCAACTTTTTCTCCTTACCCTTCTGAGCTTCTCCTGGTCTTTCTCAGCCATCTGGGAAGAAGCTATACTCCTGCTCCCTTGAGAACACAGTTTCTCTAGAGTAGCATCCATAGAATCCatggtgtttgtttctgttttcagagcAGTGATACAGACATCTGGTTTTGTGTCTCTCTGGTTGCCTTTTCTGTTCCCGCAGGTGCTTTTAAATACCTCACACACAGAAGTATGGTGTTGGGAATACGTTTCGAGAATTCGTTGGAAATCCATGTGCCCGTGCAAGATAGGCTTATCCAAGCCACATTTGAAACTCTCTGGGACGTAAGATCTCTCATCTAAATTTGGGAAGCTTTGAACTTGTAGATGTCTCTTCACCTGGCTGACAAGAGACATGATTTcccgagacagggcttctcgGTCCTGGCTGGTGGAGGAAGTGCTATAGGTATACAGCTTCTCCACAGCTTCACTGCACAGCTGCCTTGCAGCACGGACCACATCTGTCTCCCCATGCAGCCTGCCGTGCACTGTGGCGAGGCCGAAAGCGGCTTTGATGAAGCTGTGCAGCTCCTGCTTCCCACTAACCAGCTCTCCATCTCTCTTGGTCAGGAGGCCAATCTCAAAAGCCTCTTTGGCATCATACAGATACCCACTTTTCAATCCTGGGGGACAGTCAGTAGAGCTACTATATGACAATAAGCACGTGCCACGGATATTCTGTGGAAAAGAGCATGCAGGTCAGATAGTGCACCGAGTACTAgatacatttcttcttttcttttttctttttcttcacttttgttttgagacagggtctctctttgtagctctggctcttctggggctcactatgtagaccaggcttgtctcaaactcacactagcctctacctcccaagtgctgggattaaaggtgtgcaccaccaccaacccaGCAACCCTTTTAATTCCTGGAGGATAACCACTTAAAATATTACAGAAAGAGAGATACACACCACAGACATTCTAAAGAAGCTTCCCAATGTTTAATGGGGGggtgtgagttttgttttggtaAGTAAGAAAGGATGGCAACAAGAGCCATTGACTGGTATGGAGGATAAGACATTATCTTTACCTtccatcctgcctcagccctgaTGCTTGTACACTGAACATGGCAGACTTGTGACCTTTGCTGCTATTCATTTTAGCAAATGGTACATGACAGTTGGGTTGTCTGTCTGATTGACTTGATAAGTCTGTGAAGACTTACCAGAGACCCACCTTGAGGGTGGGTTGTACCATCCAATAAGCAGGAGTGAGTTTGGAAtaagaggggaagaaggaggatggATGCCTGCTAGCACTAGTAGCCATGAGGCTGAACCTTTTGTTCTTGATAGCTCCTGTTCCTAAGGCATTTTATCTAATCTCTGGACCAAAGTGATAGAGCCAGCAAGCCACAGAtggaagcctctgaaactgtaaaagcaaaaggcaaacaaCACCAAATTTAAAgcagaacaaaaatcaaagaagagcCCTTCCTTCCCTTAGATTACTTCTCATAGGATTTGTATTTGTCCCAGTGACGAAAGTCTCACGGACACAGTCCACACCCAGGATATAAGCATAACTCAATTTTTTTATGCAGAAAGGATATTGATTTAATTATAACCCAAACAACAGAACAGTGGGCTTTACATCTATCTGTGTATTGAATCCGTGTATTGGTTTCCCATGCAGATACCAAAATCTGTGGATGCTGATGTCCCTTGCACAAAATGgtatacatataaaatgtgtACATACATCCCCTCGAGATCATTTCTAATGTGTAATACAGTGTCAATACTGCATTGTCtgggaaaaacaagaacaaaaggccTTTCTGTACGTGCTTTCCACAGATGCAAAAATTTTTATCCAAAGTTGTTGAAATAAATGTAAGGGTGCGGAACTTACAGATATGGagttgaatatatatgtacatatatatgtatatatatatatatatatatatatatatatatatatatatatatatatatatatatatatatatatatatatagtcattgttaaaagttatgtgtatgtgtgtgtgcttacatgttcAGGCACATGCCCATGGAATCCAGAGAGGGTGCTGGATtgcttggagctggagttacaggggtgcTGCAAGCCACCAGATGTGAGTGGTAGGAACCTGGCTCACGCTCTTTGCAGGAGCAATACTTGCTCTTAACCGCTGATGAAAGGTTTGGGAACATTAGTCCAAGAGGTTTTGTCATTTAACAGGCACAGAGCAGACACCGGGAAACACATGTTTTGAAAAGGCTCCTGGGGTGGTAGCCCTAGGAACCCTTGCTTTGGAACAAACAGCCTTATATGCTTGGACTGAAGTAACCCGGCTGCCATCAGAATCTGGTCCTTCTGACCAACAGTACTTTCCTCGCGTGGAGTCTTAGCATAATTGCCAGCGAGGAGCCAGCATCTACTTCAAGGTTAGACTTTCCCCTCCCTGCTGCATGGGAAACCCCGTATTTACCACAGCTGTGAGCACAAACAGGGGCGTGTAGGCACTGAAGGCAGCTGCCAGTTTGCAGGCTTCGGCCGCTGACAGCAAATGGTGGTCAAACTCCTTGAGCAAGGCCTGTGGGGAAAGGGGATGGACAGTGAAGCAGCAGGTGCTATTTCCGCATCGGGAAGACAAAGCCCTTGACATTGCAATGCATTTCTTTCAAGATGCCCAGGGATCCCTTCTTTTCACCATGAGTTTGTCAGAACAGCGCTAAGAAACTCTAAGTGGGTCCAGAGCGCCAGGTGTCCTTTCCTCTAGCTGCTTCCATCCCTATCCTGTGTTTAGAATGCACGGGTTCTACCATGTACAACATTTAGACAAAGTAAATCAGATGAGCCTTTCTGGGAACTGGGGCGCAGTTCCCTGTTCTGGAAACCTCACATTCTGTATCCAGACTAATGGGTGATCTCTGTGCTGTTCTTggcaaaggctttttttttatggCTTCACACCAACAAGTATTCATCTATTCATTCTGGAAACACATACTTGGCCCCTCCATGGGGCCAGACACCGTTCTAGACTTGAGGAGACAGTGGCCTGTAGGAGCTCATTTTGTATTGAAGAAGTGACCAGCACACAGTTATGAAAAAGAATGGTAATATTAGACTAAGAATACGGAGCAAATCCTCAATGCTCTGCtttgaacaacaaaaataatggcTTGTGGATGTGGTTCTCGGGGTCTGTCCACcctttactgttttgttttgagacaggtctctcaccaGGAGCTCACAGATTCAGCTACAATGGCTGACTAGCAAGCGCCAAGGTTCTTCCTGCATCTCCAGCATTGGGATTATAAGCAcgtgttaccatgcctggcttttatgtgggtgttggggaccaaaccaactcaggtcctcatccttATATGGAAAATGCTCTGCCAACTGAATTCTCTCCCTCTGTCGCCCccactgtggttttgtttttgttttaaaattattatcctTTTATCGCCAAGTTTGCATAGTACATTTCATAAAACATGGAAAGGAAATGTATAGTAACTGAAAACCGCTCTAAGGATAATCCTCACTTGAACATTTCATAATTCATTTTCATAATTCATCCACTTGAACATTTCCACGCCCTTTGTATATTTGATTCAGTGCTAGAGGCTGGGAAGAGCAAGACAAATAGGACCCATCAGAGCTGTTCCCATTAACACAGGAGGGACTGTGCGCCCAGCCCCTACTCTACTGGGAAAGAAGTGGGGTAACCAGAAGCAGCATTGACAGGCGTCCAGGGCATGCCACTCTGAACCATGCTTTTGACCAGTGACAATTACCAAGTTAACCTGTGGGTTGTTCTTAAACTTTTCATAATCTGCTTTGCTCATGGAAACGAAGATGTCCGCCAGGATACCCAGTGATGTGGAAATGCCctgtaaggaaaacaaacaaatcagactGGCATTCTCTCATCTTGCAGTCCAGGGCTCCATCCTAGGTGAACTATCTGCCTGTTATTATTCTATGACTATGACGTTGGAGATACTTTTGAATTAAACATCTCTGGGCTTGAGAGACCATCACATCCCAAGGCATAATGAGGAAATGTGGTTACTTTGAAGTTGGGCTTTACTGGGTTATCGGCACTAATTTACCTAATTAATAGGCCTCAATAATCGGTATGGGAAGAGATCTTATACTACTCTCAGTCTGTGTCGCAGAAGCGGATAGGCCTCACTCACTGACACAGCTCTGGGAAGTGGAGGCTCAGGTAAGGAGAGGACAGTGCCACAGAGAGAATGAAACAATTAACAGCAAGGCAAGGGTTGGCTCAACTTCTTAACAATGTTatcacacgcacacgcacaacTAAAAGGAGCTTTGCCTACCGGACTTGGAAAATGACTTCATACGTAAGTATCATGGCCATCTCGGTTTTGTCACAGAACCAAGTGAAGCCTAATATGTGATAGGATGGACCCAGTGGAGCAGAGAGCTCAATTTAGAGTTGGATGGCCGGGAATTATTATAGAAACCTGCCATAGGCCAAGACTAACTATGACACACAAGGAAGTTCCCTAATGTTCCTGGTCCTCTGCTTGTGTAGGTAAAGAAGATGGTGCCGATAGACTTGATAGGTCATGAAATTAATTGTGTTGTAAAGAGACAACTATCCGAAGACGAGCAGGGAGAGGAGGCCCTGCATGTAGGCACACAACCTTTTTGTCTGGCTGAGGGAGCGTCAGATAGCCTACGACCGAGGCCCATATCAACTCTGCCGCTTCGTACCACATGCCTGAAAAACAGGGGAAGAATAGGGCTAGACCGTCAGCATCTGTGTCTTAGCGAACAGATAAATAATGCACAAGTAATCATTTATagctataaataataaataaataaagtaaacaaCTAGGAAGAACTTAGAAAGCAAGGGCATTAGGAACAGTCATTGACTTCTGTTAGGAGAACTTGGCGTAGAGAGGACTGGCACAGCaatttgtttcttccctttgGCTGTGCACTGATAACTTTCCCACATTGCCATGGAACTGTGAGAGTCATCAAGCATTTGGTATCTGTCTTCATCAGGGCTaccactgctgtgatgaaatgccatgaacaaagcaacttaggaggaaagggtttctttcgcTCACACTTCCCACAGCGCTGTTCATattgaagggagtcaggacagaaGCTCAAACTgggcaggcaggaggaggcaggagctgacacagaggccgtggagggctgctgctttctggcttgctcctcatggcttgctcagcctgctttcttatggcacCACTGGTTCAGTGATGGCATCATTCACAACGGGCTGGGCCTTCTTACAAAAATCACTAATTCAGAAAAGGCTTGCCTACAGCGTGATctcatgggggcattttcttaatggaagctccctcctctctgatgactctagcttgtgtcaagttgatgcaaaactagccagcacagtcagTAACGCACACATACCTAAACATATAATCTACGGTCATTTCCATTATTTATAAGAACGATAGTTACCATCttctattataatttcaaaacctTCAGTTTGGCTTTTTTTCTAATTAGGGTTTGAAAACTTTGCTCCAAAAATCTGTGAGCGCTCCAAGGATTGTGTGAGTAACCACAGTTAGTGAGTAGCCACAAATCACAGCTGCAAACAAGGAATGTGTGAGAAACACAGTCAGTGAGTAGCCACAAATCATAACTGAAAATTTGGctaacaatacagaaaaaaaatgactttcttttattaatattcatttttgGTTTGCTTACTTtcggtttttggttttttgagacaaggtttctttgggtagccccatctgtcctggaacttgctctgtagaccaggctgaccacaaattcagagatctgcccgactctgccttccaagtgctgggattaaaggcatgtgtttaTTACTGCCTGGCTCTTATTAATATTCTTAAGCTATgggcctttttgagacagggtttctccgtataatagtcctggttgtcctggaactcacttttgtagaccaggctggcctcgcagagattcatctgcctacttctgactcctgagagctgggattaaaggtgtataccaccaccacctggccatttTAAAACATGGAGTCTCGCTATGgttgcccaggcaggcctcagtctcctgagctaTCCTCTTGCCTTAGTCTACAGAGTTGACTACACAGGTGTATACAACCATGCTCAACTCAGCTCTTAATATCTTAAACGTTATTTTCTTCTCAACAGGACAACCAAGGGAAGCAGGTTGTGACAATCTTGACCAGATATAATAAGGAAACGCCACAGTAAATTCTTTTAGCCAGCTTCCTTACATGAGCCCTGAGAGGAATGATGATTGACATCAGACAGTACCTAGCTTCTGCAGAATTTGTCCTCTGATCTGTATGCAGACCGACTGCACCAAAATTTGATCACTTTCGTTTCTATACAGCCAGGtacctgaaataaaaacaaagacattgcCTGGAGTCAATAAGGAAAGGGCAGGGTAAAATAAACCTATTTTCAGAGATGTTTTTCTTCATGTGCATACATGATTTAGATCTAAGAGACAGCTCCAATTCCTGTGCCTTCACAGGAGCCAGCTTCTATACAGTCTGTGGCTGTTTGATCAATGAGTCCTGCTCCCTAGGACCTTCATCTGGTCTCTTGTTTCATGCACCTACCTGTACTCACGTCATCCCAACCTgggatgctcttttctggcctcttaaCAGTTCATCTTCTTTCTCAGACCCCAGATTCAGTGCTATTGTCTTGAATGCTCCCCAAGATCCTGGCCCCAGGTTATCTTACCCACGGTGAGACCCCACTGTCTGTGGCTGCATCCTAGACTGCATGGTCAGTTCCAACCACCCAAGATTTGTTTGGATGCCGAAGGTGATGACTCCACACAGACCAAGAGAGAATTCATTGCCCATGTAATGATGCTTGCTAGGGAGACCTGGGCTGGCACTCAGGCTGGCCATTGGACTTAATGAAGGGAGTGGTGAGtacctttggtttttttttatgtgggcaTTTGTGTGAGGCAGGTAAAATTCTAAGAAGTTGGTCTGGAGTTTGCTGGTAAGTAGGCTGGGTTTTCAGTTTcgtattagcatatattaattctTCAATGTAGGGAGTTTTTTTTATGACATTTCCCCACATGTAAACATTGTACTGTGTCCtctattctttttgttctgtttctcaaCTGGCCCAGTGGGTGGCAAAAGGAAAAAGGGCGGATAGCAAATATGAGTGGGAAAAAGTGGACTTGGGCTCTTCAATAAACTGCACTGTTTTCTTCCTagttcctgtgtgtgcacgtataggttgtgtatgtgtgtgcatgtgtgtgtttgtgtagggtaTATGCTTTTGTGTGTAAATGCGTTTTTTCTGGTGGGCGTGTATAgtgtagaaacagaaaatatgagcACTGTGGTTTTGTGCTGGCAGCCACAAAGGAAAGGCATGCAGTGAACGTTTGCACCC is a window encoding:
- the Alpk1 gene encoding alpha-protein kinase 1, which gives rise to MNNQDAVTSILHECKQALDHLLLETPDVSTEDKSEDQRCRASLPGELRTLIQEAKEMKWPFVPEKWQYKQAMSPEDKTNLQDVIGAKLQQLLAALRASILVRDCDAAAAIVFLMDRFLYGLDVSGKLLQVAKGLHKLRPATPIAPQVVIRQARVSVNSGKLLKAEYILSSLISNNGATGTWLYRNESDQILVQSVCIQIRGQILQKLGMWYEAAELIWASVVGYLTLPQPDKKGISTSLGILADIFVSMSKADYEKFKNNPQVNLALLKEFDHHLLSAAEACKLAAAFSAYTPLFVLTAVNIRGTCLLSYSSSTDCPPGLKSGYLYDAKEAFEIGLLTKRDGELVSGKQELHSFIKAAFGLATVHGRLHGETDVVRAARQLCSEAVEKLYTYSTSSTSQDREALSREIMSLVSQVKRHLQVQSFPNLDERSYVPESFKCGLDKPILHGHMDFQRILETYSQHHTSVCEVFKSTCGNRKGNQRDTKPDVCITALKTETNTMDSMDATLEKLCSQGSRSIASSQMAEKDQEKLRRVRRKSWTRSEAFRVSLDQDMGTETELPSQSNGRVNVPHTTLSDSRSSSSWSKLSGLSSSASWEEVNCGVEDMAGRDSSKAEHLVDIQCSTALSEEPKTDRRGRATDLFSKLYGVSHQETKDHGLQSTQHTSLTPIVPLNTADTCLASGTGFLEGPERNQDARNGGPRNTSLQSSPSCGSVSWSLSSSDKFTDMATYPSVKEEETCEIVGSFPETKFDTKDGCGGKNGGKITERFTGPAFTDGTSSVDLEGETEESKENEPPPSQVVLECLEGSCSRLTSSTFSPRLSVQSDGSAKTGSSIKDQGLDPDAPTENEEGQLLDSTEVYPAGQDSAHRPSALRPGQRDKRPNSSVSGYSSFPVLSEDFSTTEEEKDLGSLLKSSQNSSSSLQWWQKSPAFSSSSLEGESSWSLFNSSRSSLASLPGQTRQEILEARTLQPDDLEKLLAGVKNDWLLQRLENTGVLKPNQLQRAHNALLLKYSKKSELWTAQETVVYLGDYLKVKKKGKQRNAFWVHYLHQEEPLGRYVGKEYKEWKGLRHHFTDVERQMTAQHYVTEFNKRLYEQKIPTQIFYIPSTVLLILEDKTIKGCISVEPYILGEFVKLSNNTKVVKTEYKATEYGLAYGHFSYEFSKHRDVVVDLQGWVTGNGKGLIYLTDPQIHSVDQKDVTTNFGKRGIFYFFNNQHARCNEICHRLSLTRPSLEKPTNL